The following coding sequences are from one Motacilla alba alba isolate MOTALB_02 chromosome 4, Motacilla_alba_V1.0_pri, whole genome shotgun sequence window:
- the WDR17 gene encoding WD repeat-containing protein 17 isoform X4: MSHVKQVGLLAAGCQPWNKDICAASGDRFAYCATLAVYIYQLDHRYNEFKLHAIMSEHKKTITAISWCPHNPDVFASASADSLVIIWNVNEQKVVAKLDNTKGIPASLGWCWNAGDAVAFVSHRGPLYIWTISGPDSGVTVHREAHSFLSDISLFRWHPKKKGKVVFGHTDGSLSIFQSGSKNQKHVLRPESLEGTDEEDPVTALEWDPLSTDYLLVANLHNGIRLVDSESLSCITTFSFPSAAASVQCLAWVSSAPGMFITGDSQVGVLRVWNVSRTTPIDNFKLKQTGFHGLHVLSSPPKKKSCSSQYPTKNQHTSSTSEAVPPPTLTQNQAFSLPPGHTVCCFMDGGVGLYDMGAKKWDFLRDLGHVETIFDCKFKPDNPDLLATASFDGTIKVWDINTLSAVYTSPGNEGVIYSISWAPGNLNCIAGGTSRNGGFIWDVRKGKMITRFSEHGKNGIFCIAWSHKDSKRIATCSSDGFCIIRTIDGNVLHKYKHPAAVFGCDWSQNNKDMIATGCEDKNVRVYYLATSSDQPLKVFAGHTAKVFHVRWSPLREGILCSGSDDGTVRIWDYTQDACINVLSGHTAPVRGLMWNPEIPYLLISGSWDYTIRVWDTRDGTCLDTVYDHGADVYGLTCHPSRPFTMASCSRDSTVRLWSLTPLINPLQINVVTDRCWDDIIGSTDRAVESGAPPLLCGKVSRDIKQELEKLSGSPRGKKLRWFSEFFSPPGGSKNLWDLVAVIKGQDDSLLPQNYCKGIMHIKHLIRFRLSKAQELTTVKMSKFGGGIGAPSKEERLKEAAEIHLRLGQIQRYCELMVELGEWDKALSVAPGVSMKYWRKLMQRRADQLIQEENDDVIPYCIAIGDVKKLVSFFTSRGQLKEALLVAQAACEGNIQMLPLSTTSGTSNSGGNNTDDYNDLLQKVSKELADWYFQDGRAVLAACCHLAVENIELAMANLIRGNELELAISVGTVLGESAAQATHYALELLARKCMAVTTCFPSLGYRDLAVDLLMMIPDNKLQLVKLCAFYPGCTAEINDLHEKCNLPDVEECMRVAETIQADGDVFETIKYYLLSTEPEKALPVGIQYVKEQLCGSDWTLDSVFPYLDLLSYIRTEQLMLPKCSEFRNELLILCGYVGALLAIRRQYNSIVPALYEYTSQLLKRREVSVPLKIEQLSEELDAWRACTQSNKPTDELPCTPPSESQRALYSVLVSRIQGEPLKGMVGPDCVTGSNLPSHSDVHTSCLTGLKIQGPVFFLEDGKSTISLNDALMWAKVNPFSPLGTGIRLNPF, encoded by the exons ATGTCACATGTGAAGCAAGTGGGACTTTTAGCTGCTGGATGTCAGCCATGGAACAAGGATATATGTGCCGCTAGTGGGGACAGATTTGCCTACTGTGCTACCCTTGCTGTTTATATTTATCAA CTGGATCACCGATACAATGAATTCAAGCTCCATGCGATTATGTCTGAGCACAAGAAGACAATCACAGCCATATCTTGGTGTCCCCACAACCCTGACGTGTTTGCAAGTGCCAGTGCAGATAGTTTAGTGATCATATGGAATGTGAATGAACAGAAAGTTGTGGCCAAGCTGGACAATACAAAAG GAATTCCTGCGTCCCTTGGCTGGTGCTGGAATGCAGGTGACGCAGTTGCATTTGTGTCGCACAGAGGTCCACTGTACATTTGGACTATCTCAGGACCTGACAGCGGGGTAACTGTGCACAGAGAAGCACATAGTTTCTTGTCAGATATCAGTCTGTTTAGATGGCATccaaagaaaaaagggaaggtgGTATTTGGACATACTGATGGAAGCTTATCTATTTTTCAATCAG GTTCTAAAAATCAGAAACATGTCTTAAGACCTGAGTCTCTTGAAGGAACAGACGAAGAGGATCCAGTTACAGCTCTGGAGTGGGACCCTTTGTCAACTGATTACCTTCTTGTTGCTAATTTACATAATGGTATTCGACTAGTTGATTCTGAATCTCTGTCCTGTATCACAACTTTTAGTtttcccagtgcagcagcatcTGTTCAGTGTTTAGCCTGGGTTTCTAGTGCACCTGGAATGTTTATAACTGGAG ATTCTCAGGTTGGTGTGTTACGTGTTTGGAATGTTTCACGTACAACACCTatagataattttaaattgaagcAAACTGGTTTCCACGGCTTGCATGTGCTAAGttctcctccaaaaaaaaagt CATGTTCATCACAGTATCCTACTAAAAATCAACATACATCTTCAACAAGTGAGGCTGTTCCTCCTCCAACTTTAACCCAAAACCaagcattttctcttcctcctggtCATACGGTCTGTTGCTTCATGGATGGTGGAGTGGGGCTTTATGACATGGGAGCCAAAAAGTGGGATTTCCTTAGAGATTTG GGACATGTTGAGACCATCTTTGATTGCAAATTCAAACCTGATAATCCTGATCTTCTTGCTACAGCTTCATTTGATGGCACAATAAAAGTTTGGGACATAAATACTTTATCAGCGGTTTATACATCTCCTGGTAATGAGGGGGTTATTTATTCCATTTCTTGGGCTCCAG GCAATCTGAACTGCATAGCGGGTGGAACATCCAGAAATGGTGGCTTTATCTGGGATGTTCGAAAAGGCAAAATGATAACCAGATTCAGTGAG CATGGAAAGAATGGAATCTTCTGCATTGCCTGGAGTCATAAAGATTCCAAAAGAATAGCAACCTGCAGCAGTGATGGATTTTG TATTATTCGAACCATCGATGGCAATGTTCTTCACAAGTACAAACATCCAGCTGCAGTGTTTGGCTGTGATTGGAGCCAAAACAACAA AGATATGATAGCTACTGGTTGTGAGGATAAAAATGTTCGCGTTTACTACTTGGCAACCAGCTCTGATCAACCACTGAAAGTTTTTGCTGGGCATACTGCAAAGGTATTTCATGTTCGGTGGTCTCCTCTCAGAGAAGGAATCCTCTGCAGTGGCTCTGATGATGG TACCGTTCGGATATGGGATTATACACAAGATGCTTGTATCAATGTTCTTAGTGGACATACAGCTCCAGTACGGGGATTGATGTGGAATCCTGAAATTCCTTACCTTCTAATATCTGGCAGTTGGGACTATACAATTCGAGTCTGGGACACAAGAGATGGAACATGTTTGGACACAGTTTATGATCATGGTGCAGATGTATATg GATTAACGTGTCATCCTAGTCGTCCATTTACTATGGCATCTTGCTCTCGTGATTCCACTGTGAGACTCTGGTCATTGACACCTCTTATAAACCCTCTACAAATAAATGTCGTAACAGACAGATGTTGGGATGATATTATTGGCAGTACAG ATCGCGCTGTGGAGTCTGGAGCTCCTCCATTGCTCTGTGGTAAAGTTTCCAGGGATATTAAACAAGAATTGGAAAAATTATCAGGAAGTCCTCGAGGAAAAAAACTCAGGTggttttcagaatttttttca CCTCCAGGAGGCAGCAAAAATTTATGGGATTTGGTTGCTGTAATAAAGGGACAGGATGACAGTTTGCTTCCACAAAACTACTGCAAAGGAATTATGCATATAAAACACCTCATTAGATTCAGACTG tcCAAGGCACAAGAACTGACAACAGTAAAGATGTCTAAATTTGGAGGTGGTATTGGTGCACCAAGCAAAGAGGAGAGACTCAAAGAAGctgcagaaatacatttaaGACTGGGACAAATTCAGCGATATTGTGAACTAATGGTAGAACTCGGAGAG TGGGACAAAGCTCTCTCAGTTGCACCTGGTGTATCAATGAAATATTGGCGGAAGTTAATGCAAAG GAGAGCTGATCAGttaattcaggaagaaaatgatgATGTCATCCCATACTGTATAGCTATTGGAGATGTGAAGAAActggtttctttctttacttCAAGAGGTCAGCTTAAAGAGGCTCTACTTGTTGCACAG GCAGCTTGTGAAGGAAATATACAGATGTTACCACTCTCCACAACAAGTGGAACTTCAAATTCTGGTGGAAACAATACAGATGATTATAATGA TCTCCTGCAGAAGGTCAGTAAAGAACTGGCAGATTGGTATTTCCAGGATGGTCGTGCAGTGCTTGCAGCATGTTGTCATCTGGCTGTTGAAAATATAgag CTTGCGATGGCAAACCTGATTCGTGGAAATGAACTGGAGCTGGCAATCAGTGTGGGTACTGTCTTGGGAGAAAGTGCAGCACAAGCAACACATTATGCCCTAGAATTACTAGCAAGAAAATGTATGGCAGTAACAACATG CTTCCCATCACTTGGATACag GGATTTAGCAGTTGATCTTCTTATGATGATTCCTGATAATAAACTGCAGTTAGTAAAACTATGTGCTTTTTATCCTGGAtgcacagcagaaataaatgacCTGCATGAAAAG tgtaatCTTCCTGATGTGGAAGAATGTATGCGAGTGGCAGAGACAATTCAGGCAGATGGGGATGTATTTGAAACAATAAAGTACTATCTCTTaagcacagaacctgaaaaggCTCTCCCTGTTGGCATTCAGTATGTGAAAG aaCAACTTTGTGGCTCAGATTGGACTTTAGATTCAGTCTTTCCATATCTTGATCTTTTAAGTTACATACGGACTGAACAGTTAATGTTGCCTAAGTGTAGTGA GTTTCGGAATGAGTTGCTGATTTTGTGTGGTTACGTTGGTGCCTTACTTGCTATCAGAAGACAGTACAACAGCATTGTACCTGCACTATATGAGTATACAAG TCAGCTTTTAAAAAGACGGGAAGTATCTGTACCTTTGAAAATTGAACAGCTTTCTGAGGAATTAGATGCATGGAGAGCTTGCACACAATCAAACAA GCCTACGGATGAGTTGCCATGCACCCCACCCTCTGAATCGCAGAGAGCGCTGTATTCAGTTCTTGTCTCGCGAATTCAGGGGGAGCCTCTGAAAGGAATGGTTGGGCCAGACTGTGTCACTGGATCAAATCTTCCCAGTCATTCAGATGTTCATACCTCTTGTTTGACAGGACTAAAGATCCAG GGCCCTGTGTTCTTCCTCGAAGATGGAAAATCTACTATTTCACTGAATGATGCTTTGATGTGGGCCAAAGTGAATCCTTTTTCACCATTAGGAACAGGAATACGACTTAATCCATTTTGA
- the WDR17 gene encoding WD repeat-containing protein 17 isoform X2: MCSDSVFTSFMAWMTYISHWFDEDDWYEGQQRAKMSHVKQVGLLAAGCQPWNKDICAASGDRFAYCATLAVYIYQLDHRYNEFKLHAIMSEHKKTITAISWCPHNPDVFASASADSLVIIWNVNEQKVVAKLDNTKGIPASLGWCWNAGDAVAFVSHRGPLYIWTISGPDSGVTVHREAHSFLSDISLFRWHPKKKGKVVFGHTDGSLSIFQSGSKNQKHVLRPESLEGTDEEDPVTALEWDPLSTDYLLVANLHNGIRLVDSESLSCITTFSFPSAAASVQCLAWVSSAPGMFITGDSQVGVLRVWNVSRTTPIDNFKLKQTGFHGLHVLSSPPKKKSCSSQYPTKNQHTSSTSEAVPPPTLTQNQAFSLPPGHTVCCFMDGGVGLYDMGAKKWDFLRDLGHVETIFDCKFKPDNPDLLATASFDGTIKVWDINTLSAVYTSPGNEGVIYSISWAPGNLNCIAGGTSRNGGFIWDVRKGKMITRFSEHGKNGIFCIAWSHKDSKRIATCSSDGFCIIRTIDGNVLHKYKHPAAVFGCDWSQNNKDMIATGCEDKNVRVYYLATSSDQPLKVFAGHTAKVFHVRWSPLREGILCSGSDDGTVRIWDYTQDACINVLSGHTAPVRGLMWNPEIPYLLISGSWDYTIRVWDTRDGTCLDTVYDHGADVYGLTCHPSRPFTMASCSRDSTVRLWSLTPLINPLQINVVTDRCWDDIIGSTDRAVESGAPPLLCGKVSRDIKQELEKLSGSPRGKKLRWFSEFFSPPGGSKNLWDLVAVIKGQDDSLLPQNYCKGIMHIKHLIRFRLSKAQELTTVKMSKFGGGIGAPSKEERLKEAAEIHLRLGQIQRYCELMVELGEWDKALSVAPGVSMKYWRKLMQRRADQLIQEENDDVIPYCIAIGDVKKLVSFFTSRGQLKEALLVAQAACEGNIQMLPLSTTSGTSNSGGNNTDDYNDLLQKVSKELADWYFQDGRAVLAACCHLAVENIELAMANLIRGNELELAISVGTVLGESAAQATHYALELLARKCMAVTTWDLAVDLLMMIPDNKLQLVKLCAFYPGCTAEINDLHEKCNLPDVEECMRVAETIQADGDVFETIKYYLLSTEPEKALPVGIQYVKEQLCGSDWTLDSVFPYLDLLSYIRTEQLMLPKCSEFRNELLILCGYVGALLAIRRQYNSIVPALYEYTSQLLKRREVSVPLKIEQLSEELDAWRACTQSNKPTDELPCTPPSESQRALYSVLVSRIQGEPLKGMVGPDCVTGSNLPSHSDVHTSCLTGLKIQGPVFFLEDGKSTISLNDALMWAKVNPFSPLGTGIRLNPF, translated from the exons ATGTGTTCAGATTCTGTATTTACTTCTTTCATGGCTTGGATGACTTATATTTCCCACTGGTTTGATGAAGACGATTGGTATGAAGGACAACAAAGA GCAAAAATGTCACATGTGAAGCAAGTGGGACTTTTAGCTGCTGGATGTCAGCCATGGAACAAGGATATATGTGCCGCTAGTGGGGACAGATTTGCCTACTGTGCTACCCTTGCTGTTTATATTTATCAA CTGGATCACCGATACAATGAATTCAAGCTCCATGCGATTATGTCTGAGCACAAGAAGACAATCACAGCCATATCTTGGTGTCCCCACAACCCTGACGTGTTTGCAAGTGCCAGTGCAGATAGTTTAGTGATCATATGGAATGTGAATGAACAGAAAGTTGTGGCCAAGCTGGACAATACAAAAG GAATTCCTGCGTCCCTTGGCTGGTGCTGGAATGCAGGTGACGCAGTTGCATTTGTGTCGCACAGAGGTCCACTGTACATTTGGACTATCTCAGGACCTGACAGCGGGGTAACTGTGCACAGAGAAGCACATAGTTTCTTGTCAGATATCAGTCTGTTTAGATGGCATccaaagaaaaaagggaaggtgGTATTTGGACATACTGATGGAAGCTTATCTATTTTTCAATCAG GTTCTAAAAATCAGAAACATGTCTTAAGACCTGAGTCTCTTGAAGGAACAGACGAAGAGGATCCAGTTACAGCTCTGGAGTGGGACCCTTTGTCAACTGATTACCTTCTTGTTGCTAATTTACATAATGGTATTCGACTAGTTGATTCTGAATCTCTGTCCTGTATCACAACTTTTAGTtttcccagtgcagcagcatcTGTTCAGTGTTTAGCCTGGGTTTCTAGTGCACCTGGAATGTTTATAACTGGAG ATTCTCAGGTTGGTGTGTTACGTGTTTGGAATGTTTCACGTACAACACCTatagataattttaaattgaagcAAACTGGTTTCCACGGCTTGCATGTGCTAAGttctcctccaaaaaaaaagt CATGTTCATCACAGTATCCTACTAAAAATCAACATACATCTTCAACAAGTGAGGCTGTTCCTCCTCCAACTTTAACCCAAAACCaagcattttctcttcctcctggtCATACGGTCTGTTGCTTCATGGATGGTGGAGTGGGGCTTTATGACATGGGAGCCAAAAAGTGGGATTTCCTTAGAGATTTG GGACATGTTGAGACCATCTTTGATTGCAAATTCAAACCTGATAATCCTGATCTTCTTGCTACAGCTTCATTTGATGGCACAATAAAAGTTTGGGACATAAATACTTTATCAGCGGTTTATACATCTCCTGGTAATGAGGGGGTTATTTATTCCATTTCTTGGGCTCCAG GCAATCTGAACTGCATAGCGGGTGGAACATCCAGAAATGGTGGCTTTATCTGGGATGTTCGAAAAGGCAAAATGATAACCAGATTCAGTGAG CATGGAAAGAATGGAATCTTCTGCATTGCCTGGAGTCATAAAGATTCCAAAAGAATAGCAACCTGCAGCAGTGATGGATTTTG TATTATTCGAACCATCGATGGCAATGTTCTTCACAAGTACAAACATCCAGCTGCAGTGTTTGGCTGTGATTGGAGCCAAAACAACAA AGATATGATAGCTACTGGTTGTGAGGATAAAAATGTTCGCGTTTACTACTTGGCAACCAGCTCTGATCAACCACTGAAAGTTTTTGCTGGGCATACTGCAAAGGTATTTCATGTTCGGTGGTCTCCTCTCAGAGAAGGAATCCTCTGCAGTGGCTCTGATGATGG TACCGTTCGGATATGGGATTATACACAAGATGCTTGTATCAATGTTCTTAGTGGACATACAGCTCCAGTACGGGGATTGATGTGGAATCCTGAAATTCCTTACCTTCTAATATCTGGCAGTTGGGACTATACAATTCGAGTCTGGGACACAAGAGATGGAACATGTTTGGACACAGTTTATGATCATGGTGCAGATGTATATg GATTAACGTGTCATCCTAGTCGTCCATTTACTATGGCATCTTGCTCTCGTGATTCCACTGTGAGACTCTGGTCATTGACACCTCTTATAAACCCTCTACAAATAAATGTCGTAACAGACAGATGTTGGGATGATATTATTGGCAGTACAG ATCGCGCTGTGGAGTCTGGAGCTCCTCCATTGCTCTGTGGTAAAGTTTCCAGGGATATTAAACAAGAATTGGAAAAATTATCAGGAAGTCCTCGAGGAAAAAAACTCAGGTggttttcagaatttttttca CCTCCAGGAGGCAGCAAAAATTTATGGGATTTGGTTGCTGTAATAAAGGGACAGGATGACAGTTTGCTTCCACAAAACTACTGCAAAGGAATTATGCATATAAAACACCTCATTAGATTCAGACTG tcCAAGGCACAAGAACTGACAACAGTAAAGATGTCTAAATTTGGAGGTGGTATTGGTGCACCAAGCAAAGAGGAGAGACTCAAAGAAGctgcagaaatacatttaaGACTGGGACAAATTCAGCGATATTGTGAACTAATGGTAGAACTCGGAGAG TGGGACAAAGCTCTCTCAGTTGCACCTGGTGTATCAATGAAATATTGGCGGAAGTTAATGCAAAG GAGAGCTGATCAGttaattcaggaagaaaatgatgATGTCATCCCATACTGTATAGCTATTGGAGATGTGAAGAAActggtttctttctttacttCAAGAGGTCAGCTTAAAGAGGCTCTACTTGTTGCACAG GCAGCTTGTGAAGGAAATATACAGATGTTACCACTCTCCACAACAAGTGGAACTTCAAATTCTGGTGGAAACAATACAGATGATTATAATGA TCTCCTGCAGAAGGTCAGTAAAGAACTGGCAGATTGGTATTTCCAGGATGGTCGTGCAGTGCTTGCAGCATGTTGTCATCTGGCTGTTGAAAATATAgag CTTGCGATGGCAAACCTGATTCGTGGAAATGAACTGGAGCTGGCAATCAGTGTGGGTACTGTCTTGGGAGAAAGTGCAGCACAAGCAACACATTATGCCCTAGAATTACTAGCAAGAAAATGTATGGCAGTAACAACATG GGATTTAGCAGTTGATCTTCTTATGATGATTCCTGATAATAAACTGCAGTTAGTAAAACTATGTGCTTTTTATCCTGGAtgcacagcagaaataaatgacCTGCATGAAAAG tgtaatCTTCCTGATGTGGAAGAATGTATGCGAGTGGCAGAGACAATTCAGGCAGATGGGGATGTATTTGAAACAATAAAGTACTATCTCTTaagcacagaacctgaaaaggCTCTCCCTGTTGGCATTCAGTATGTGAAAG aaCAACTTTGTGGCTCAGATTGGACTTTAGATTCAGTCTTTCCATATCTTGATCTTTTAAGTTACATACGGACTGAACAGTTAATGTTGCCTAAGTGTAGTGA GTTTCGGAATGAGTTGCTGATTTTGTGTGGTTACGTTGGTGCCTTACTTGCTATCAGAAGACAGTACAACAGCATTGTACCTGCACTATATGAGTATACAAG TCAGCTTTTAAAAAGACGGGAAGTATCTGTACCTTTGAAAATTGAACAGCTTTCTGAGGAATTAGATGCATGGAGAGCTTGCACACAATCAAACAA GCCTACGGATGAGTTGCCATGCACCCCACCCTCTGAATCGCAGAGAGCGCTGTATTCAGTTCTTGTCTCGCGAATTCAGGGGGAGCCTCTGAAAGGAATGGTTGGGCCAGACTGTGTCACTGGATCAAATCTTCCCAGTCATTCAGATGTTCATACCTCTTGTTTGACAGGACTAAAGATCCAG GGCCCTGTGTTCTTCCTCGAAGATGGAAAATCTACTATTTCACTGAATGATGCTTTGATGTGGGCCAAAGTGAATCCTTTTTCACCATTAGGAACAGGAATACGACTTAATCCATTTTGA